In a single window of the Acidobacteriota bacterium genome:
- the queC gene encoding 7-cyano-7-deazaguanine synthase QueC → MTAIVLCSGGMDSCVTTAIAMAEYDDIALLHISYGQRTEARERRAFNDIADHYGIEKRLDVSIEYLAKIGGSSLTDSSIAVTEADLQSTKIPTSYVPFRNANMLSIATSWAEVIGATAIYIGAVAEDSSGYPDCRPEFYAAFQQTIDTGTKPDTHIEIRTPIIHLTKAEIVKKGIELGAPLHLTWSCYRSETLACGTCDSCALRLRGFEQAGVRDLIAYSA, encoded by the coding sequence ATGACCGCGATCGTCCTTTGCTCAGGCGGGATGGATTCCTGCGTCACGACCGCTATCGCGATGGCGGAATATGACGATATAGCGTTGCTCCATATTTCATACGGGCAGAGGACCGAGGCACGCGAACGCCGGGCTTTTAATGACATCGCCGATCATTACGGCATCGAAAAACGGCTCGACGTATCGATCGAGTATCTCGCGAAGATCGGCGGCTCATCGTTGACCGACAGCAGTATTGCAGTGACAGAGGCTGACCTCCAGTCAACGAAAATTCCGACGAGCTACGTTCCGTTTCGTAATGCAAATATGCTGAGCATAGCGACGAGCTGGGCTGAGGTCATCGGTGCAACGGCGATCTATATCGGTGCTGTGGCAGAGGATTCGAGCGGTTATCCCGATTGCCGGCCGGAGTTTTACGCGGCGTTTCAGCAGACTATAGACACCGGTACAAAGCCCGATACACACATCGAGATACGCACGCCGATCATTCATTTAACAAAAGCAGAGATCGTCAAAAAAGGCATCGAACTCGGGGCACCGCTGCACCTGACGTGGTCGTGTTATCGCAGCGAAACACTGGCTTGCGGCACATGTGATTCCTGCGCACTGCGTTTGCGAGGTTTTGAGCAAGCGGGTGTAAGAGATCTGATAGCTTATTCTGCGTGA